From Candidatus Sericytochromatia bacterium, one genomic window encodes:
- a CDS encoding type II toxin-antitoxin system VapC family toxin, whose product MKLLLDTQIALWWLAEPGKLTSTAFKAIQSPSHEVFVSAASVWEMAIKQQLGKLEIPGSPQPVLEAGEIQLLDVSAEDGWCAGSLPPLHRDPFDRMLVAQALRLGLVVVTRDEHIPKYGVATLPG is encoded by the coding sequence TTGAAACTGCTGCTCGACACCCAGATTGCCTTGTGGTGGCTCGCTGAGCCGGGGAAGCTGACAAGCACCGCGTTCAAAGCAATTCAGTCGCCATCCCACGAGGTTTTTGTGAGCGCGGCCAGTGTGTGGGAGATGGCGATCAAGCAACAACTGGGCAAGCTCGAGATTCCCGGTTCGCCCCAGCCCGTGTTGGAGGCGGGTGAAATCCAGTTGCTGGATGTTTCCGCCGAGGACGGCTGGTGCGCCGGCTCGTTGCCTCCGCTTCACCGCGACCCGTTTGATCGGATGCTCGTGGCGCAAGCGCTGCGGCTGGGGTTGGTGGTTGTGACGCGGGATGAACACATTCCCAAATATGGGGTTGCCACCCTTCCTGGATGA
- a CDS encoding VOC family protein, giving the protein MKVGYVVLYVQDAELCRRFWVEQVGMVEKQRTEAAGFTIVKVGFADQAFAFELVPLALMKDNPDGLDLATPSICFHVEDLAACRAALIARGVEATEVAAHHGMENFAFSDPEGRWFAVTR; this is encoded by the coding sequence ATGAAAGTTGGATACGTCGTACTCTACGTGCAGGATGCCGAGCTCTGCCGCCGATTCTGGGTCGAGCAGGTCGGGATGGTCGAGAAGCAGCGCACCGAAGCAGCCGGCTTCACGATCGTGAAAGTCGGGTTCGCCGACCAGGCCTTCGCGTTCGAACTGGTCCCGCTTGCGTTGATGAAAGACAACCCGGACGGCCTCGACCTGGCGACGCCCTCGATCTGCTTTCACGTCGAGGATCTGGCGGCTTGCCGTGCGGCCCTCATCGCGCGTGGGGTGGAAGCGACGGAGGTGGCGGCACACCACGGGATGGAGAACTTTGCCTTCTCGGACCCCGAAGGTCGCTGGTTCGCGGTGACGCGCTGA
- a CDS encoding DEAD/DEAH box helicase family protein: MMDDARFEKLVRDAIPGLQDEPERQSALRRVSDEAIAPHVALKLLEEAWECHEAAHAGNTQALEGELADLFEVVHRLMALHGISPEAVEATRLRKRQARGGFEQNWLLANPPRTDAMRGRVWTGPAEALHRALSAELATCTRASLAVAFGRSSSLELLSPAISGALHRGAQLRILTSDYLDLTEPEFLLELLALSPALSLRIYSEPGRSYHPKCYLFEQPNGRHTAFIGSSNLSRSALESGVEWNYQVRVGDAGWPFHDLLARFEGLWLSPHAHAVTPAWVAAYAERRQPRSEAWEPASPPDQAVSVELLPTPNPAQREALAALAALREDGERKGLVIAATGIGKTFLAAFDSGTFGRVLFLAHRDELLQQAHASFARVRPAATRGFYGGGLAEGEAELVFASVATISRPEHLARFAPDHFDYIVVDEVHHAAAPSYRAVLHHFAPRFLLGLTATPYRADNQDIFGLCDGNVAYRVTFLEAIALGWLAPFRYFGVHDATNYDAVPWRNGAYDVEALSRAVETQARAQAAWQAYLAHPSRAALGFCVSIRHAEFMARFFSELGVPAVAVHSGPGAPDRTGALAALRTGQARILFTVDLFNEGVDVPELDLVLFLRPTDSVTVFLQQLGRGLRLHPGKSFVTVVDFIGNYRRAHLKVPVLLGLEPDTPAREVIQAMEAAAADTWVGLPPGVKLHLDWQAIDLLTAMVQRGEPRREALIAAYREVAENLGHPPSLLELHRWGRFAVRSYRQEFRSWHAFLQTLGTLDAAHQQLESEVGSFLLEVEQTPMTRAFKMVVLEAFVRRGGLDVPVAVDALVADFRAYFAASPHRQRDLGPEVAALDSVPPDRLRAYVMNNPIAAWTNPGKGKRRLFFSLDGNTLRYTGPSASDPALFRAAVEARLDWRLTAYFERRYERRDTFRVIHNAGDQGLIQLGDGTGDGLPRGWVAVLVGGRRLWAKVAKVAINVLKTEPVDGPEVPNLLTEVLEGFFGPGGYRSTYRNQVRLRPAEEAGVWVIEPVGPRQSPP; the protein is encoded by the coding sequence ATGATGGACGACGCCCGCTTCGAGAAACTGGTCCGAGACGCCATCCCCGGACTGCAGGACGAGCCAGAGCGGCAGAGCGCATTGCGCCGCGTCTCGGACGAGGCGATCGCCCCCCACGTCGCCCTCAAGTTGCTGGAAGAGGCCTGGGAGTGCCACGAAGCAGCCCACGCCGGGAACACGCAGGCCCTGGAGGGGGAACTGGCGGATCTGTTCGAGGTGGTTCACCGCCTGATGGCCCTGCACGGCATCAGCCCTGAGGCCGTCGAGGCCACGCGGCTGCGCAAGCGGCAAGCCCGCGGCGGCTTCGAGCAGAACTGGCTGCTGGCCAACCCGCCCCGCACCGATGCCATGCGTGGACGGGTCTGGACGGGCCCGGCCGAGGCGCTTCACAGAGCCTTGAGTGCTGAGCTGGCCACCTGTACGCGTGCCAGCCTGGCCGTGGCGTTTGGCCGCAGCAGCAGTCTGGAATTGCTCAGTCCTGCCATCTCAGGCGCCTTGCATCGGGGTGCCCAGCTTCGTATCCTGACCTCCGATTACCTCGACCTCACCGAACCCGAATTTCTCCTGGAACTGCTGGCCCTGTCGCCTGCCCTGAGCCTGCGCATCTACAGCGAGCCTGGGCGCAGTTACCACCCCAAATGCTACCTGTTCGAACAGCCGAACGGACGCCATACGGCCTTTATCGGTTCGTCGAACCTGTCACGGAGCGCCCTGGAATCGGGCGTTGAGTGGAATTACCAGGTCCGCGTCGGCGATGCAGGCTGGCCCTTCCACGACCTGCTCGCGCGTTTCGAAGGCTTGTGGCTGAGTCCCCACGCCCACGCCGTGACCCCCGCGTGGGTCGCGGCCTACGCCGAGCGGCGACAACCGCGCTCGGAGGCCTGGGAGCCGGCGTCGCCACCCGACCAGGCCGTCTCCGTGGAGCTTCTCCCAACCCCTAACCCGGCTCAGCGAGAGGCCCTCGCGGCCTTGGCCGCCCTGCGTGAGGACGGCGAACGCAAGGGCCTCGTCATCGCGGCCACGGGCATCGGCAAGACCTTCCTCGCGGCCTTCGACAGCGGCACGTTCGGCCGGGTCCTATTTCTGGCCCATCGCGACGAACTGCTGCAGCAAGCCCATGCCAGCTTCGCTCGGGTTCGCCCGGCGGCCACCCGCGGATTCTACGGTGGCGGCCTCGCGGAGGGGGAAGCCGAGCTCGTCTTCGCCTCCGTCGCCACGATCTCACGCCCCGAGCATCTCGCCCGCTTCGCTCCCGACCACTTCGACTACATCGTCGTCGATGAGGTCCACCACGCCGCGGCCCCCAGCTACCGCGCCGTCCTGCATCACTTCGCACCACGCTTCCTGCTCGGCCTCACGGCCACGCCGTACCGCGCCGACAACCAGGACATCTTCGGTCTCTGCGACGGCAACGTGGCCTATCGCGTGACCTTTCTGGAGGCGATCGCCCTGGGCTGGCTCGCGCCCTTCCGGTACTTCGGTGTGCACGATGCCACGAACTACGACGCCGTGCCGTGGCGTAACGGGGCGTACGACGTGGAGGCGCTCTCCAGGGCCGTCGAGACCCAGGCCCGGGCCCAGGCCGCGTGGCAGGCTTATCTGGCCCACCCCTCCCGTGCAGCGCTCGGATTCTGCGTCTCGATCCGTCACGCGGAGTTCATGGCCCGGTTCTTCAGCGAGCTCGGCGTGCCAGCCGTGGCCGTCCACTCCGGCCCAGGGGCGCCCGATCGCACGGGTGCCCTGGCAGCGTTGCGCACAGGCCAGGCCCGGATCCTCTTCACCGTCGACCTTTTCAACGAGGGCGTGGACGTTCCGGAACTGGACCTCGTGCTCTTTCTGCGACCCACCGACAGCGTCACCGTCTTCCTGCAGCAACTCGGCCGCGGCCTGCGCCTTCACCCTGGCAAGTCGTTCGTCACCGTCGTCGACTTCATCGGCAACTACCGCCGGGCACACCTGAAGGTGCCCGTGCTGCTGGGCCTGGAACCCGACACGCCAGCCCGGGAGGTCATTCAAGCCATGGAGGCCGCGGCAGCCGACACCTGGGTGGGGCTACCGCCTGGGGTGAAACTACACCTGGACTGGCAGGCGATCGATCTGCTCACAGCGATGGTCCAGCGGGGCGAGCCACGCCGAGAGGCCTTGATCGCAGCCTATCGCGAGGTGGCGGAAAACCTCGGCCATCCGCCCTCGCTGCTGGAGCTTCACCGCTGGGGCCGGTTCGCCGTGCGCTCCTACCGGCAGGAGTTCCGCAGCTGGCACGCCTTCTTGCAGACGCTCGGGACGCTTGACGCCGCGCATCAGCAACTGGAGAGCGAGGTCGGTTCTTTCCTCTTGGAGGTCGAGCAGACGCCCATGACGCGCGCCTTCAAGATGGTTGTGCTGGAAGCCTTCGTCCGCCGGGGCGGTCTCGACGTGCCCGTGGCCGTCGACGCGCTGGTCGCCGACTTCCGAGCCTACTTCGCAGCCAGTCCCCACCGCCAGCGGGACCTCGGCCCCGAAGTGGCGGCCCTGGACTCGGTGCCGCCCGATCGCCTGCGCGCCTACGTGATGAACAATCCCATCGCGGCCTGGACCAACCCGGGCAAGGGCAAGCGCCGCCTCTTCTTCTCACTCGATGGGAACACCCTCCGCTACACCGGCCCCAGCGCGAGCGACCCGGCGCTGTTCCGGGCCGCCGTCGAGGCCCGACTCGATTGGCGCCTCACGGCCTACTTCGAGCGCCGCTACGAGCGTCGAGACACCTTCCGTGTCATCCACAACGCGGGCGACCAGGGCCTCATCCAGCTCGGCGACGGCACCGGCGACGGGCTGCCGCGGGGCTGGGTGGCGGTGCTGGTGGGCGGCCGGCGGCTGTGGGCCAAGGTCGCGAAGGTGGCCATCAACGTGCTGAAGACCGAGCCTGTGGACGGGCCTGAGGTCCCGAACCTTCTCACAGAGGTACTGGAGGGGTTTTTCGGGCCCGGCGGTTACCGCTCGACGTACCGGAACCAGGTGCGACTCCGGCCGGCCGAGGAAGCCGGCGTGTGGGTGATCGAGCCGGTGGGCCCAAGGCAATCGCCCCCGTAG
- a CDS encoding HIT family protein: MPSNCPFCARLAEASQPGLVASFPDGFPVSPGHTLIVPRRHIETYRDTTPAEKAALWEAADAVMEELDATRRPDGYNLGVNVGRAAGQTVMHLHLHVIPRYAGDMADPRGGIRHVIADKAKYWE; the protein is encoded by the coding sequence ATGCCCTCCAACTGCCCCTTCTGCGCCCGCCTCGCGGAGGCCTCTCAGCCCGGCCTGGTCGCCAGCTTCCCTGACGGCTTCCCCGTCAGCCCCGGCCACACCTTGATCGTCCCGCGCCGCCACATTGAGACCTACCGCGACACCACGCCCGCAGAGAAGGCGGCCCTCTGGGAGGCGGCCGATGCCGTCATGGAGGAACTCGACGCCACGCGGCGCCCTGACGGTTACAACCTCGGCGTCAACGTCGGCCGGGCCGCCGGGCAAACGGTGATGCACCTGCACCTCCACGTCATCCCGCGCTACGCGGGCGACATGGCGGACCCGCGCGGTGGCATCCGGCACGTGATTGCGGACAAGGCCAAGTACTGGGAATGA
- a CDS encoding AAA family ATPase, giving the protein MQRKRLPIGIQTFREIRENGHYYVDKT; this is encoded by the coding sequence ATGCAACGCAAGAGGCTGCCGATCGGGATCCAGACCTTCCGGGAGATCCGGGAGAACGGTCACTATTACGTCGATAAGAC
- a CDS encoding type II toxin-antitoxin system prevent-host-death family antitoxin, translated as MEIYNVHEAKTHLSRLLELVEAGEEILIARAGKPAARLVPFVKTAAGIWRIQVKIAHDFDETPEELLAGFEGADL; from the coding sequence ATGGAAATTTATAACGTTCACGAGGCGAAGACTCATCTTTCCAGGTTGCTTGAATTGGTCGAGGCGGGTGAAGAAATTCTCATCGCCAGGGCTGGAAAACCTGCAGCCAGGCTGGTGCCGTTTGTCAAAACAGCGGCTGGAATCTGGCGCATCCAGGTCAAAATTGCCCACGACTTTGATGAGACACCGGAGGAATTGTTAGCTGGTTTTGAGGGTGCTGACCTTTGA